The following are encoded together in the Thermococcus sp. EP1 genome:
- a CDS encoding aminopeptidase: MDLLNVSRKVMEDVLAVESGEEILIITNPGEVFDISLSLFNAAKEFKAKPTIIIQEPKGSLDYAERAVIEAIKSGPDIVLSISEKKLGKDAYGLNIGYIGRDNKKYTHIFEKLLRGDKRIRSFWSPGITKEIYLRSVLIDYIKLREEANILAEILAKGKEVHITTEKGTDLWINIKGRRPLKDDGDFRKPGRGGNLPAGEVFISPAIGKSDGVIVFDGTLGLGGESIIPKEPVKVYVENGFIVRIEGKDEAKKLEEAIRNAEKMALEMEKEEYAKNSWHLGELGIGLNPRAQMSGKLLEDEKIRKTIHIAIGANYDNDAPALNHYDCLVWNPTVEVDGEKIMDKGNFTIF; encoded by the coding sequence ATGGATCTACTCAACGTATCCAGAAAAGTCATGGAAGACGTTTTGGCAGTGGAGAGTGGAGAAGAGATATTAATAATCACCAACCCCGGAGAAGTTTTTGATATTTCTCTGAGTCTCTTCAATGCTGCAAAAGAATTCAAAGCAAAGCCCACTATTATTATCCAAGAACCAAAGGGATCTTTAGACTATGCTGAACGGGCAGTTATTGAAGCCATCAAATCAGGCCCTGATATTGTACTTTCTATTAGTGAGAAGAAGCTTGGAAAAGATGCTTATGGTCTCAACATCGGTTATATTGGTAGAGACAACAAGAAGTACACTCACATATTTGAAAAACTTCTAAGAGGAGATAAAAGAATTAGAAGCTTTTGGAGTCCAGGTATTACCAAAGAAATCTATCTTCGCAGTGTGCTCATAGATTATATCAAACTCAGAGAAGAAGCCAATATTTTGGCAGAGATTTTAGCTAAAGGAAAAGAAGTACACATAACAACAGAAAAAGGAACAGATTTATGGATAAACATAAAAGGCAGGAGACCTTTAAAAGATGATGGAGACTTTAGAAAGCCCGGCCGTGGGGGAAATCTCCCAGCAGGAGAAGTTTTTATCTCCCCAGCAATTGGAAAGAGTGATGGTGTGATAGTTTTTGATGGAACCCTAGGGTTGGGAGGAGAGAGTATTATCCCAAAAGAACCTGTTAAAGTGTATGTAGAAAACGGTTTTATAGTCAGGATCGAAGGCAAAGATGAAGCTAAAAAACTTGAAGAAGCAATAAGGAATGCAGAAAAGATGGCTCTAGAAATGGAGAAAGAAGAATATGCCAAAAACTCATGGCATCTTGGAGAACTCGGCATAGGATTAAACCCACGAGCTCAGATGTCAGGCAAACTATTAGAGGACGAAAAAATAAGAAAAACCATCCACATAGCAATCGGAGCCAACTATGACAATGATGCTCCAGCTTTAAACCACTATGATTGTTTGGTATGGAATCCTACCGTAGAAGTGGATGGAGAGAAAATTATGGATAAAGGTAACTTTACGATATTCTGA
- a CDS encoding LSm family protein, giving the protein MAERPLDVIHKSLDKEVLVILKRGAEYRGKLIGYDIHLNVVLANAQLIEDGEPKKNYGKIVIRGDNVLAISPVEIE; this is encoded by the coding sequence ATGGCGGAAAGACCACTTGATGTTATACACAAGTCACTCGACAAGGAGGTTTTGGTAATCCTCAAGAGAGGAGCCGAATATAGAGGAAAGCTCATTGGTTATGACATCCACTTAAATGTTGTCTTGGCTAATGCTCAGCTTATTGAGGATGGCGAGCCAAAGAAGAATTACGGTAAGATAGTGATCAGAGGAGATAACGTGTTGGCTATCTCCCCAGTTGAGATAGAATGA